TGAAGCGCATCTCGCTCGAGATGATCGAGAAGTACTGGCCGAAGGCGAGGTGACCGCGATGATGAACGTGAATCCGACCCGGATGGAGCTCACGCGGCTGAAGAGGCTGCTTTCGACCGCCCGGAGGGGACACAAGCTCCTCAAGGACAAGCAGGACGAGATGATCCGTCGGTTCATGGACATGATCCGAAGGAACCGCGCCCTCCGCATCGAGGCCGAGGAGGCGCTCGCGCTCCTCTCCCGCGGGTTCGACGAAGCGAAGATCAAGATGAGCCGGCAGGGCGTCCTCGAGGCGCTGATGGTGCCGGCGCAGGCCGCGCTCGTCGAAGTCGGCGAGAAGAACGTGATGAACGTCCGGATCCCCGTCGTCCACGCCGTCGACCAGGGTCCCGTCGATCTCACCTACGGCTTCGCCTTCACCCCCGCCCTGCTCGACAAGACGGTCCTCGACCTCGCGGCGCTCGCGCCGAAGCTCGTCGAGCTCGCCGGCCTCGAGAAGGCCTGCGACATGCTCTCGGACGAGATCGAGAAGACGCGCCGACGCGTCAACGCGATCGAGTTCATCATGATTCCGGATTACGTGGAGACGATCCACTACATCCAGATGAAGCTCGACGACTACGAGCGCTCGAACATCGTGCGGATCATGAAGTCGAAGGAGATCATCCTGAACAAGGCCCAGAACAAGACCCAGTATCAATGAAAAATCGCTTTTCCGGACACCCGGAAAAGCGATTTTTTTACGATGGTTCGTTGTCCATTCATCCTTCGATGGAGGAAGCTGCAAGGCGAACACGTCTTGTTTGATGATCCATGGGAAGTCATACAATCTATCGAAGTCAATTTCAAAGCATGAAACGAAGATGTCTCAAAATATAAAACAAAAATGTCTCAAAATACAAAACGAAAGCGTCACAATATATAAAACAAAATGGTCATATTTTATAAAACGAAGTGGACGTGGGAATCCTCGCGTGTTATAATCTTGAATGAAGGTGATCAGGATGAGATATCGGAAAAGGGTGATGGACGCTCAGCTGGAATTCATGCTGTCGTCGTCGGGGGCGGTCCTGATCGAAGGACCGAAATGGTGCGGCAAGTCGACGACGGCAAGAATGCGGGCCGCAAGCGTCATCGAGATGGATGAACCGGGTAACATGGAGAATCTGGCGAACCTGGCCCGCGTCGCTCCGGCGTTGATCCTCGAAGGAGCGACGCCCAGACTGATCGACGAATGGCAAGCCGCACCCGTCCTTTGGGATGCGGTACGTCACGAGGTCGACCGACGTGGGGTCATGGCACAGTTCATCCTGACCGGATCCTCGACGCCGATGGACAAGAGCGCCATTTTTCATAGCGGGACGGGGCGGATCACGAAACTGAAGATGCGGACCATGAGTCTGTATGAATCGGAGGATTCCGACGGCTTCGTGTCGCTTACCGCGATGTTCGGCGGCGAGGCCCCGAAATCGCATGTCGTACCCATGAATATTCACCGACTCGCATACCTCATCTGTCGCGGTGGCTGGCCGATGTCGCTCGATCTGGAACCCCGTGCCTCGCTCCAGCAGGCGAAGAATTATCTCAAGGCCGTCGTCGAATCGGACATGTCGGCAGCCGACGGCGTGCGAAAAGATCCCGTCAAGACGTATTCGCTGATTCGATCCCTCGCTCGCAACGTATCGACGCGAACACCGCTTTCGACGCTGCTCGACGATCTTCAGGCCGGTGACGGTTCGATGTCGGCTCCGACAGCGACCAGTTATCTGAACGCGCTCAAAGCAATCCATCTTCTTGACGACCTCGATGCATGGAACCCGAATCTCCGCAGCAAGGCGGCCATTCGGACGAGTCCGACGCGTCATTTCGTCGATCCTTCGATCGCCGTCGCCGCCCTCGGCATCGCGCCCGAGGAACTCGTCCGCGACCTGAAAACGATGGGGTTGGTCTTCGAATCGTTGGCGATTCGCGACCTGCGTGTCTACGCCGACGCGATCGGCGGGCAGGTTTTCCACTATCGGGATTCGAGTGATCTGGAATGCGATGCGATCGTCCGTCTCGACAATGGGTCCTGGGGCGCATTCGAAATCAAACTTTCGGAGCATTTCGTCGAGGACGGGGCGAGGACGTTGCGCTCGCTCGCGGAACGGGTCGACACGGAACGCATGGGTAACCCATCCTTCCTTGCCGTGTTGACCGGGGACGCATACAGTT
This sequence is a window from Candidatus Izemoplasmatales bacterium. Protein-coding genes within it:
- a CDS encoding V-type ATP synthase subunit D; its protein translation is MNVNPTRMELTRLKRLLSTARRGHKLLKDKQDEMIRRFMDMIRRNRALRIEAEEALALLSRGFDEAKIKMSRQGVLEALMVPAQAALVEVGEKNVMNVRIPVVHAVDQGPVDLTYGFAFTPALLDKTVLDLAALAPKLVELAGLEKACDMLSDEIEKTRRRVNAIEFIMIPDYVETIHYIQMKLDDYERSNIVRIMKSKEIILNKAQNKTQYQ
- a CDS encoding DUF4143 domain-containing protein, which codes for MDAQLEFMLSSSGAVLIEGPKWCGKSTTARMRAASVIEMDEPGNMENLANLARVAPALILEGATPRLIDEWQAAPVLWDAVRHEVDRRGVMAQFILTGSSTPMDKSAIFHSGTGRITKLKMRTMSLYESEDSDGFVSLTAMFGGEAPKSHVVPMNIHRLAYLICRGGWPMSLDLEPRASLQQAKNYLKAVVESDMSAADGVRKDPVKTYSLIRSLARNVSTRTPLSTLLDDLQAGDGSMSAPTATSYLNALKAIHLLDDLDAWNPNLRSKAAIRTSPTRHFVDPSIAVAALGIAPEELVRDLKTMGLVFESLAIRDLRVYADAIGGQVFHYRDSSDLECDAIVRLDNGSWGAFEIKLSEHFVEDGARTLRSLAERVDTERMGNPSFLAVLTGDAYSYVRDDGIFVVGIGSLKP